A portion of the Choristoneura fumiferana chromosome 20, NRCan_CFum_1, whole genome shotgun sequence genome contains these proteins:
- the LOC141439394 gene encoding katanin p60 ATPase-containing subunit A-like 1: protein MFTNVTLKDLGPLEDLSAALNGTFVLGAELDILFQPEPVLIALYVPVILLSLAANVLLIFVAVKCNYTKKLFLSTAGYYDDLPTRDPMWGPAPHELDPDIWPPPPDRDPNAWPPPTSVEHKGPPTLRSARNNPRANNKKPAPTRNPTTSQRKTSDVRNPKLAGNKTHSAKAKESNSKEHPTTKDKQDRDNNNGDTDDEKHKEDERRFEPPAACDGDLVDMLVKRDIVQKNPNIRWDDIADLSEAKRLLEEAVVLPMWMPDFFKGIRRPWKGVLMVGPPGTGKTMLAKAVATECGTTFFNVSSSTLTSKYRGESEKLVRLLFEMARFYAPSTIFIDEIDSLCSRRGSDSEHEASRRVKSELLVQMDGLGSATDEPAKVVMVLAATNFPWDIDEALRRRLEKRIYIPLPTQEGREALLAINLKEVKVDPEVDLRAIAKKLDGYSGADITNVCRDASMMSMRRKIAGLKPEQIKQLAKEELDLPVTKQDFLEALNKCNKSVSKGDIQKYLSWMAEFGSS, encoded by the exons ATGTTCACCAACGTTACTTTAAAAGACTTGGGCCCTTTGGAAGACTTGAGTGCAGCCTTGAATGGGACGTTTGTGTTGGGTGCTGAGTTGGATATACTGTTCCAACCTGAGCCAGTGCTCATAGCGTTGTATGTGCCAGTGATACTGTTGTCTTTGGCGGCGAATGTGCTGCTGATATTCGTTGCTGTGAAGTGCAATTACACGAAGAA GCTTTTTCTATCCACTGCTGGAT ATTACGACGACCTTCCGACGCGCGACCCGATGTGGGGCCCGGCGCCCCACGAACTGGACCCAGACATTTGGCCGCCGCCACCCGACCGAGACCCCAACGCCTGGCCGCCCCCCACCAGCGTCGAACACAA AGGTCCGCCGACATTACGGTCGGCCCGCAATAACCCCCGAGCCAACAACAAGAAGCCGGCGCCCACGCGGAACCCGACCACCTCACAGAGAAAGACGTCTGACGTACGGAACCCCAAACTGGCCGGGAACAAGACTCACAGTG CAAAAGCAAAGGAAAGCAACAGCAAAGAGCATCCGACGACAAAAGACAAGCAGGACCGCGACAACAACAATGGCGACACGGACGATGAAAAGCACAAGGAGGACGAGCGGCGGTTCGAGCCGCCAGCCGCCTGCGACGGGGACCTGGTCGACATGCTGGTCA AGCGGGATATAGTACAAAAGAATCCCAACATACGATGGGACGACATAGCGGACCTTTCAGAGGCCAAGAGGCTGTTAGAAGAAGCCGTTGTCTTGCCAATGTGGATGCCTGATTTTTTCAAG GGCATCCGGCGGCCGTGGAAGGGCGTGCTGATGGTGGGCCCGCCCGGCACCGGCAAGACGATGCTGGCGAAGGCGGTCGCCACCGAGTGCGGGACGACCTTCTTCAACGTGTCCTCCTCCACGCTCACATCCAAGTACCGCGGCGAGTCGGAGAAACTCGTGCGGTTGCTCTTTGAAATG GCGCGGTTCTACGCGCCGAGCACGATATTCATCGACGAGATTGACTCGCTGTGCTCGCGGCGCGGCTCGGACAGCGAGCACGAAGCCTCGCGCCGCGTCAAGTCCGAGCTGCTCGTGCAAATGGACGGCCTCGGCTCCGCCACAGACGAACCTGCCAAG GTGGTAATGGTCTTAGCGGCAACAAACTTCCCGTGGGACATCGACGAGGCGCTCCGGCGGCGGCTCGAGAAACGCATCTACATCCCGCTGCCCACGCAGGAGGGCCGCGAGGCCCTGCTGGCGATCAACCTGAAGGAGGTCAAAGTGGACCCCGAGGTGGACCTGCGGGCTATTGCCAAGAAACTTGATGGGTACTCCGGAGCGGACATTACTAATGTTTGCAG AGACGCGTCAATGATGTCGATGCGCCGTAAAATCGCCGGCCTCAAACCCGAGCAGATCAAACAGCTGGCCAAGGAAGAACTTGACCTCCCAGTCACCAAGCAAGACTTCCTCGAAGCACTGAACAAATGCAACAAATCGGTGTCCAAGGGCGACATACAGAAGTATCTGTCGTGGATGGCGGAGTTCGGATCCTCCTGA